The following coding sequences are from one Lolium rigidum isolate FL_2022 chromosome 6, APGP_CSIRO_Lrig_0.1, whole genome shotgun sequence window:
- the LOC124664111 gene encoding cyclin-A3-2-like has translation MGRVAGRARLLAVDSEPAVARAVIAPYIEDIDSYMRYLEKLRRPTDYMPTTGQVHPSWRAILVDWLVEVADEFNFPADTLHLAVSYVDRFLSVGAIVTRELQLLGATSMFLAAKYESHECAHKAKDYCYVTDNSYTKQQVVKMEAHILHLLNFEMGSPTARTFLRRYVTICPRGDVRKLEFLCSYLADLSLLEYDCTKFRPSVVAAACLFVARFTINPNSRPWNLVLQRSVGYKVSDLRCCILKIHRLQSIGSYPGIKETAIKDKYSHCELECVSAMGSPLEIPEYYLKDIKDLKNTASKKWKRSRHI, from the coding sequence aTGGGCCGCGTGGCCGGCCGCGCCCGCCTGCTAGCCGTGGACTCGGAGCCGGCCGTGGCCCGGGCAGTTATCGCACCGTACATCGAGGACATTGACAGCTACATGCGGTACctagagaagttgaggaggccgACGGACTATATGCCCACAACGGGGCAAGTTCACCCCTCTTGGAGAGCCATCTTAGTGGATTGGCTCGTGGAAGTGGCCGATGAATTCAATTTTCCAGCCGACACGCTTCACCTCGCTGTTTCATATGTGGACCGCTTCCTCTCGGTGGGCGCCATTGTCACGAGGGAGCTGCAACTACTGGGTGCAACTTCAATGTTTCTTGCTGCGAAATATGAAAGCCATGAATGTGCACATAAGGCCAAAGATTACTGTTACGTTACTGACAACTCATACACCAAGCAGCAGGTGGTCAAGATGGAGGCTCACATACTGCATCTGCTTAATTTTGAGATGGGGAGCCCCACCGCAAGAACATTCCTGCGGAGATACGTAACTATCTGCCCTCGAGGCGATGTAAGAAAGCTGGAGTTCCTGTGTAGCTACCTTGCGGACCTAAGCTTGCTGGAATATGACTGCACAAAGTTCAGGCCATCAGTTGTTGCTGCTGCCTGCCTTTTTGTGGCCAGGTTCACAATCAACCCAAATAGCCGTCCTTGGAACCTGGTGCTGCAAAGAAGTGTGGGCTACAAGGTCTCTGATCTGAGGTGTTGCATCTTGAAGATACACCGTCTGCAGTCCATCGGATCGTATCCAGGCATCAAAGAAACGGCCATCAAAGACAAGTATAGTCACTGCGAGCTTGAGTGTGTGTCAGCAATGGGTTCGCCACTGGAAATCCCAGAGTACTACCTCAAGGACATCAAAGACCTCAAAAATACAGCCAGTAAAAAGTGGAAGCGCTCTCGCCACATTTAG